The bacterium genome has a window encoding:
- a CDS encoding SDR family oxidoreductase has protein sequence MDLRLDGLTVFVSGANGGIGRALAAAFAGEGARLALHAHSGYRALSEWIAGQSWRDRASALPADATKPDEMDDVFERATARYGRVDVVVANAGIWPAEELRIDQQPEERLRRTIEVNLLGSLWTARSFFKTLARTGPRPDGRGAALIFVGSTAGRFGEKGHVDYAVGKAGLAGLVRTLKNEIVALDPYGRVNMVEPGWTATEMARPTLEVPGAVARALRTTPIRQLSLPEDIARMVVFLASPAARNVSGEIVAVDGGMEGRVQWEGDEIDEERVRARLKAD, from the coding sequence ATGGACCTGCGGCTCGACGGGTTGACGGTCTTCGTGAGCGGGGCGAACGGCGGGATCGGCCGCGCGCTCGCCGCGGCCTTCGCCGGCGAGGGGGCGCGGCTCGCGCTCCACGCCCACAGCGGCTACCGCGCGCTTTCGGAGTGGATCGCGGGGCAGTCGTGGCGCGACCGCGCCTCGGCCCTGCCGGCCGACGCGACGAAGCCGGACGAGATGGACGACGTCTTCGAGCGGGCCACGGCGCGCTACGGCCGCGTGGACGTCGTCGTCGCCAACGCCGGGATCTGGCCGGCCGAGGAGCTGCGGATCGACCAGCAGCCGGAAGAACGGCTGCGGCGGACGATCGAGGTCAACCTGCTGGGGAGCCTCTGGACGGCGCGCTCGTTCTTCAAGACGCTCGCCCGCACCGGGCCGCGGCCCGACGGGCGCGGCGCGGCGCTGATCTTCGTCGGCTCGACCGCGGGACGGTTCGGCGAGAAGGGGCACGTGGACTACGCGGTGGGGAAGGCGGGGCTGGCGGGGCTGGTGCGCACGCTGAAGAACGAGATCGTCGCGCTCGACCCGTACGGCCGCGTCAACATGGTCGAGCCGGGTTGGACGGCGACCGAGATGGCGCGACCGACGCTCGAGGTGCCGGGCGCGGTCGCGCGGGCGCTCCGCACGACGCCGATCCGGCAGCTCTCCCTGCCCGAGGACATCGCGCGGATGGTCGTCTTCCTCGCCAGCCCCGCGGCGCGCAACGTCTCCGGGGAGATCGTCGCCGTGGACGGCGGGATGGAAGGGCGCGTCCAGTGGGAGGGCGACGAGATCGACGAGGAGCGGGTGCGGGCGCGCCTCAAGGCCGACTGA